In Vitis vinifera cultivar Pinot Noir 40024 chromosome 11, ASM3070453v1, a genomic segment contains:
- the LOC100249084 gene encoding protein SLENDER RICE1-LIKE 1 — protein MGPYDSAISTGSTTSSPSSAAKPSDIDGLLAGAGYKVRSTELHQVAQRLERLETVMVNAPSEISQLASDVLHCNPSDIASWVDSMLFEFNPPVSIPSDLSDFSDLTYIDSVVSPAINQTVCNNSWVEHHTPQQQQQELTHQLTVVTAMEEDSGIRLVHMMMTCAESVQRGDLPLAGSLIEEMQALLTRVNTGCGIGKVARYFIDALNRRVFTPQAPCATGWSNENEILYHHFYEACPYLKFAHFTANQAILEAFDGHDCVHVVDFNLMHGLQWPALIQALALRPGGPPLLRLTGIGPPSPDGRDSLREIGLRLAELARSVNVRFAFRGVAASRLEDVKPWMLQVSPKEAVAINSIMQLHRLLGSGPTRVSAIETVLGWIRSLNPKIVTVVEQEANHNQSEFLDRFTEALYYYSTMFDSLEACSLQPEKAVAEIYIQKEICNVLCCEGSARVERHEPLAKWRNRLGAAGFRPLNLGSNAFKQASMLLTLFSAEGYCVEEHDGCLTLGWHSRPLIAASAWQPLLDTVINHNNLL, from the coding sequence ATGGGGCCTTACGACTCTGCCATCTCTACCGGCAGCACCACCAGCTCCCCCTCTTCTGCCGCCAAACCGTCTGACATCGATGGACTTCTCGCCGGCGCCGGCTACAAGGTCCGCTCTACGGAGCTCCATCAAGTCGCCCAGCGTCTGGAGCGACTGGAGACGGTGATGGTCAACGCTCCGTCGGAGATCTCACAGCTGGCCTCCGATGTTCTTCACTGCAACCCCTCCGATATCGCCTCCTGGGTGGACTCGATGCTCTTCGAGTTCAATCCGCCCGTGTCAATACCTTCTGATCTATCGGATTTTTCTGATCTCACTTATATTGACAGCGTGGTGAGCCCCGCCATAAATCAGACGGTTTGCAACAATTCGTGGGTGGAACATCATACACCTCAGCAGCAGCAGCAAGAACTCACTCATCAGTTGACGGTGGTTACAGCGATGGAAGAAGATTCCGGTATCAGATTGGTGCACATGATGATGACGTGTGCTGAGTCAGTCCAACGTGGCGATCTACCCTTGGCTGGATCGCTAATTGAAGAGATGCAGGCTTTGCTGACTCGTGTAAACACTGGCTGCGGCATCGGGAAAGTCGCTCGCTACTTCATTGACGCACTCAACCGCCGTGTATTCACACCGCAGGCCCCCTGCGCCACTGGCTGGTCTAACGAGAACGAGATTTTATATCATCACTTCTACGAGGCTTGTCCGTACCTGAAATTCGCTCACTTCACGGCTAATCAAGCCATCTTAGAAGCTTTCGACGGCCACGATTGCGTCCACGTCGTTGACTTCAACCTAATGCACGGCTTACAATGGCCGGCTCTTATTCAAGCCCTAGCCCTGCGTCCCGGTGGGCCTCCTTTACTCCGTTTGACAGGCATTGGTCCCCCATCGCCTGACGGCCGCGACTCGCTCCGAGAAATCGGTCTCCGGCTCGCTGAGTTAGCCCGGTCCGTCAACGTCCGCTTCGCTTTTCGTGGTGTGGCAGCTTCGCGGCTGGAAGATGTGAAGCCGTGGATGCTACAGGTGAGCCCAAAGGAAGCCGTAGCTATAAACTCAATCATGCAGCTTCACCGGCTTCTCGGATCCGGTCCGACCCGGGTGTCTGCCATAGAAACGGTGCTTGGGTGGATCCGAAGCTTGAACCCGAAAATCGTGACAGTGGTTGAACAGGAAGCGAATCATAACCAATCAGAGTTCTTGGATCGGTTCACCGAGGCCCTGTACTACTACTCCACAATGTTCGATTCCCTAGAGGCTTGCTCTCTCCAGCCGGAGAAAGCCGTAGCCGAGATTTACATCCAGAAAGAGATATGCAACGTGTTGTGTTGCGAAGGGTCGGCTCGAGTGGAAAGGCACGAGCCGTTGGCTAAGTGGAGGAATCGGCTTGGAGCAGCAGGGTTCAGGCCGTTGAACCTGGGATCCAATGCGTTCAAACAAGCCAGTATGCTGCTGACGCTGTTCTCGGCTGAGGGGTACTGTGTTGAGGAGCATGACGGGTGTTTGACGCTAGGCTGGCACAGCCGCCCTCTCATAGCGGCTTCGGCTTGGCAACCCCTCCTAGACACAGTTATAAATCATAATAATCTCCTCTAA
- the LOC100262914 gene encoding uncharacterized protein LOC100262914, with protein MDNHRPTVGFSCLPSELLQSIFLRLALPDIVRLRSINKSIASIVSDKDFVRDCNTQFLSANWLFIYSKGWRRDSVLHGFTDQSDHWFKIPIAGLLMPVIHATEDLYFLAASGNFFLFVSNTRKELLSVNLMKRTVKKIPPSPLGPRGTSSWRRSGMKLVAGPPGSDSFRFLFAELVENRPIMFEYNSDDDKWQSMEAEENHGDLPRVFEGAGPLIFLSVVNGTNESVVLAIGSQGNNTPVVLRPRFSGGAIEQRQVAVGFSWGNGINRLQVYGDGYMMIVRSDDVDDGNTKERVLKEIEMWGLSPNGRRWERISKLPGATMEQIKRAYGVIMGCVEERNGTIRALLMSNYRGLWHIIWLSYDIGRDDWTLLPLPDFDMKGLNMAGITFSSGLTLV; from the coding sequence ATGGACAATCACCGGCCCACTGTCGGCTTCTCCTGCCTTCCATCAGAGCTTCTTCAGAGCATTTTCCTCCGCCTCGCTCTGCCGGATATCGTCCGTCTTAGATCAATCAACAAGTCCATTGCCTCCATTGTATCTGACAAAGACTTTGTTCGTGACTGCAACACTCAGTTCTTATCCGCCAATTGGCTTTTCATTTACAGCAAGGGATGGCGTCGTGACTCGGTTCTTCACGGCTTCACCGATCAGTCTGATCACTGGTTCAAGATTCCGATTGCCGGATTATTGATGCCGGTGATTCATGCAACTGAAGATCTCTATTTTCTGGCTGCATCGGGgaattttttcttgtttgtgtcCAACACTCGCAAGGAACTCCTTTCGGTAAACCTTATGAAAAGGACCGTTAAGAAAATCCCTCCAAGCCCATTGGGCCCACGTGGTACTTCTTCGTGGCGGCGGTCCGGCATGAAATTAGTGGCTGGGCCGCCTGGTTCGGACTCTTTCCGGTTTTTATTTGCTGAGTTGGTGGAGAACCGTCCGATCATGTTCGAATACAACTCGGATGATGACAAGTGGCAAAGCATGGAAGCAGAAGAAAACCATGGGGATTTGCCGCGTGTCTTTGAAGGAGCGGGTCCCTTGATTTTCTTAAGCGTGGTTAATGGAACGAATGAAAGCGTGGTGCTAGCCATCGGATCCCAAGGCAACAACACACCAGTGGTTCTAAGGCCAAGGTTTAGTGGAGGAGCAATTGAGCAGCGGCAAGTGGCCGTTGGATTTAGTTGGGGGAATGGGATCAATCGGTTACAAGTGTACGGTGATGGATACATGATGATTGTCAGATCAGATGACGTGGATGATGGTAATACAAAGGAGAGGGTGTTGAAGGAGATAGAAATGTGGGGGTTGAGCCCGAATGGAAGACGGTGGGAGCGTATTTCAAAGCTCCCAGGGGCTACAATGGAGCAAATAAAGAGAGCGTATGGAGTGATAATGGGGTGTGTAGAGGAAAGGAACGGGACAATCAGGGCCCTACTGATGTCTAATTACCGAGGCTTATGGCACATAATTTGGCTATCTTATGATATAGGAAGGGATGATTGGACGTTGCTCCCCCTCCCTGATTTCGATATGAAGGGTTTGAACATGGCCGGAATCACCTTCTCCTCTGGGCTCACCTTGGTCTGA
- the LOC100257793 gene encoding pentatricopeptide repeat-containing protein At2g29760, chloroplastic codes for MATPLSLHHPRPPLPTEYPLPLRNAATTANNNNINSQIQLHPCLLSLEKCTTMSQLKQIHAQMLRTCLFVDPFSASKIVAFCALHDSGSLPYARLVFNQIPNPTTFTCNSIIRGYTNKNLPRQAILFYQLMMLQGLDPDRFTFPSLFKSCGVLCEGKQLHCHSTKLGFASDAYIQNTLMNMYSNCGCLVSARKVFDKMVNKSVVSWATMIGAYAQWDLPHEAIKLFRRMEIASVKPNEITLVNVLTACARSRDLETAKQVHKYIDETGIGFHTVLTSALMDVYCKCGCYPLARDLFNKMPEKNLFCWNIMINGHVEDSDYEEALSLFNEMQLSGVKGDKVTMASLLIACTHLGALELGKWLHVYIEKEKIEVDVALGTALVDMYAKCGSIESAMRVFQEMPEKDVMTWTALIVGLAMCGQGLKALELFHEMQMSEVKPDAITFVGVLAACSHAGLVNEGIAYFNSMPNKYGIQPSIEHYGCMVDMLGRAGRIAEAEDLIQNMPMAPDYFVLVGLLSACRIHGNLVVAERAAQQLIELDPKNGGTYVLLSNIYSSMKNWEAAKKMRELMVERNIKKPPGCSAIEVGGVVHEFVKGDVSHPQSSEIYETLDDMMRRLKSAGYVPDKSEVLFDMDEKEKENELSLHSEKLAIAFGLLSTTPGTPIRVVKNLRVCSDCHSAMKFISEVYNREIIVRDRNRFHHFTKGSCSCRDFW; via the coding sequence ATGGCTACTCCTTTATCCCTCCACCACCCTAGACCACCCTTACCCACGGAATATCCTCTTCCTTTGAGGAACGCTGCAACCACCGCTAACAACAACAATATTAACAGCCAAATTCAACTACACCCATGTCTGCTATCACTGGAAAAATGCACCACCATGTCCCAGCTCAAGCAAATCCATGCCCAAATGCTCAGGACTTGCCTCTTCGTTGACCCCTTCTCTGCCAGTAAAATCGTCGCCTTTTGTGCCCTCCACGACTCTGGAAGCCTCCCTTACGCCCGTCTCGTCTTCAACCAAATCCCCAATCCCACCACCTTCACCTGTAACTCCATAATCCGGGGTTACACCAACAAGAATTTGCCCCGCCAAGCTATTCTTTTCTATCAACTAATGATGCTCCAGGGGTTGGACCCCGACAGGTTCACATTCCCTTCTTTGTTTAAATCATGTGGGGTTTTGTGTGAAGGAAAACAGCTGCATTGTCACTCTACAAAATTGGGGTTCGCGTCTGACGCTTATATTCAAAACACATTGATGAACATGTACTCGAATTGTGGATGTTTGGTTTCAGCCCGaaaagtgtttgataaaatggtTAACAAAAGTGTGGTTTCTTGGGCAACCATGATTGGGGCTTATGCGCAATGGGATCTGCCCCATGAAGCCATCAAGCTGTTCAGGAGAATGGAAATTGCGAGTGTGAAGCCGAATGAGATTACTTTGGTGAATGTGTTAACAGCATGTGCGAGATCAAGAGATTTGGAAACGGCCAAGCAGGTGCACAAGTATATTGATGAGACTGGAATCGGGTTCCACACGGTCCTAACCTCTGCTCTCATGGATGTTTATTGCAAGTGCGGCTGCTACCCACTTGCCCGGGATTTATTCAATAAGATGCCTGAAAAGAACTTGTTTTGTTGGAACATCATGATTAATGGACATGTTGAGGATAGTGATTATGAGGAGGCTTTGTCACTCTTCAATGAGATGCAACTCAGCGGTGTTAAAGGGGATAAGGTGACTATGGCAAGCTTATTGATCGCTTGCACTCATCTGGGTGCTCTTGAGCTTGGCAAGTGGTTGCATGTTTATATTGAGAAGGAGAAAATTGAGGTGGATGTTGCCTTGGGAACGGCACTTGTGGACATGTATGCAAAATGTGGAAGTATAGAAAGTGCAATGAGAGTCTTCCAAGAGATGCCTGAAAAAGATGTTATGACTTGGACAGCCTTGATTGTTGGTCTTGCGATGTGCGGACAAGGGTTGAAAGCTTTGGAACTTTTCCATGAGATGCAGATGAGTGAGGTGAAACCAGATGCAATCACCTTCGTTGGGGTTTTGGCTGCTTGCAGTCATGCAGGATTGGTGAATGAAGGAATTGCATATTTTAATTCCATGCCTAATAAATATGGCATTCAGCCTAGCATTGAGCATTATGGTTGTATGGTTGACATGCTAGGGCGGGCTGGTCGAATAGCTGAAGCAGAGGATTTGATACAGAACATGCCAATGGCGCCAGATTATTTTGTTTTGGTAGGCCTTCTTAGCGCCTGCAGAATTCATGGCAATCTCGTGGTGGCAGAAAGAGCAGCCCAACAACTTATAGAGCTAGACCCAAAAAATGGAGGAACCTATGTGCTTTTATCAAACATATACAGCTCAATGAAGAACTGGGAAGCAGCTAAAAAAATGAGGGAACTCATGGTAGAAAGAAACATTAAGAAGCCCCCAGGATGCAGTGCGATAGAGGTTGGTGGTGTTGTGCATGAGTTCGTCAAGGGTGATGTCTCGCATCCACAATCCTCAGAAATTTATGAAACCTTGGATGATATGATGCGCAGGTTAAAGTCAGCTGGTTATGTTCCTGATAAATCAGAAGTGTTGTTTGACATGgatgaaaaggaaaaggagaatGAGCTTAGCCTCCATAGTGAGAAGCTAGCAATTGCATTCGGGCTCTTAAGTACAACACCTGGAACACCAATCCGAGTTGTGAAAAACCTTCGTGTGTGTAGTGATTGCCACTCTGCAATGAAGTTCATCTCCGAAGTGTACAATAGGGAGATTATTGTACGAGATAGGAACCGGTTTCATCATTTCACGAAGGGATCTTGTTCATGCAGGGACTTCTGGTGA
- the LOC100243930 gene encoding GDP-fucose transporter 1 isoform X1, protein MSSTRFDSSKQYYATSSLVVGYALCSSLLAVINKIAITQFNYPGLLTALQYLTSALGVWVLGKLGFLHHDPFTLEIAKKFLPAAIVFYLAIFTNTNLLRHANVDTFIVFRSLTPLLVAIADTTFRKQPCPSKLTFMSLLIILGGAVGYVATDSGFTLTAYSWAFAYLVTITSEMVYIKHMVTNLGLNTWGFVFYNNLLSLMMAPVFWVLTGEYADVFAAMRSASGNWMDSSALFAVSLSCVFGLLISFFGFAARKAISATAFTVTGVVNKFLTVAINVLIWDKHASPFGLVCLLLTIVGGVLYQQSVTGAGSAPSQRDPAVSKQTDGENDGDFDDENQAKGISGTSKCAKF, encoded by the exons ATGTCTTCGACTAGATTTGATTCGTCGAAGCAGTACTATGCCACGAGCAGTCTCGTAGTGGGTTACGCGCTGTGTTCAAGCTTGCTTGCTGTGATAAACAAGATTGCCATTACTCAATTCAACTATCCTGGCCTTCTGACTGCATTACAGTATCTGACTTCAGCGTTAGgtgtttgggttttgggaaaaTTGGGGTTTTTGCATCATGATCCGTTCACATTGGAGATCGCAAAGAAATTCTTACCGGCTGCAATTGTTTTCTACCTTGCGATCTTTACGAACACAAATTTGCTTCGCCATGCCAATGTTGATACTTTTATTGTATTTCGGTCTTTGACGCCCCTTCTGGTTGCTATAGCAGATACGACATTTAGGAAACAGCCATGTCCGTCAAAGTTAACTTTCATGTCGCTATTGATCATTTTGGGTGGTGCTGTTGGGTATGTAGCCACGGATTCAGGTTTTACTTTAACCGCGTATTCATGGGCATTTGCATATTTGGTGACAATTACATCGGAGATGGTCTATATCAAGCATATGGTCACAAATCTTGGTTTGAACACTTGGGGTTTTGTGTTTTACAACAATTTGCTGTCTTTGATGATGGCACCGGTGTTCTGGGTTCTTACGGGAGAGTATGCTGATGTGTTTGCTGCTATGAGATCGGCTTCTGGGAACTGGATGGATTCCAGTGCACTTTTTGCAGTTTCATTGTCTTGTGTGTTTGGATTGCTTATAAGCTTCTTCGGGTTTGCAGCTAGGAAGGCAATCTCTGCCACAGCATTTACAGTGACTGGTGTGGTTAATAAGTTTCTTACAGTTGCTATCAATGTGTTGATTTGGGATAAGCATGCTAGTCCATTTGGGTTGGTTTGCCTCCTCCTCACAATTGTGGGGGGTGTTCTTTATCAGCAGTCAGTTACTGGAGCTGGCAGTGCTCCTTCACAGCGTGATCCCGCTGTGTCTAAACAAACTGACGGTGAGAATGATggtgattttgatgatgagaatCAAGCAAAAGGAATATCGG GTACATCAAAGTGTGCAAAGTTTTAA
- the LOC100243930 gene encoding GDP-fucose transporter 1 isoform X2, whose protein sequence is MSSTRFDSSKQYYATSSLVVGYALCSSLLAVINKIAITQFNYPGLLTALQYLTSALGVWVLGKLGFLHHDPFTLEIAKKFLPAAIVFYLAIFTNTNLLRHANVDTFIVFRSLTPLLVAIADTTFRKQPCPSKLTFMSLLIILGGAVGYVATDSGFTLTAYSWAFAYLVTITSEMVYIKHMVTNLGLNTWGFVFYNNLLSLMMAPVFWVLTGEYADVFAAMRSASGNWMDSSALFAVSLSCVFGLLISFFGFAARKAISATAFTVTGVVNKFLTVAINVLIWDKHASPFGLVCLLLTIVGGVLYQQSVTGAGSAPSQRDPAVSKQTDGENDGDFDDENQAKGISVTP, encoded by the exons ATGTCTTCGACTAGATTTGATTCGTCGAAGCAGTACTATGCCACGAGCAGTCTCGTAGTGGGTTACGCGCTGTGTTCAAGCTTGCTTGCTGTGATAAACAAGATTGCCATTACTCAATTCAACTATCCTGGCCTTCTGACTGCATTACAGTATCTGACTTCAGCGTTAGgtgtttgggttttgggaaaaTTGGGGTTTTTGCATCATGATCCGTTCACATTGGAGATCGCAAAGAAATTCTTACCGGCTGCAATTGTTTTCTACCTTGCGATCTTTACGAACACAAATTTGCTTCGCCATGCCAATGTTGATACTTTTATTGTATTTCGGTCTTTGACGCCCCTTCTGGTTGCTATAGCAGATACGACATTTAGGAAACAGCCATGTCCGTCAAAGTTAACTTTCATGTCGCTATTGATCATTTTGGGTGGTGCTGTTGGGTATGTAGCCACGGATTCAGGTTTTACTTTAACCGCGTATTCATGGGCATTTGCATATTTGGTGACAATTACATCGGAGATGGTCTATATCAAGCATATGGTCACAAATCTTGGTTTGAACACTTGGGGTTTTGTGTTTTACAACAATTTGCTGTCTTTGATGATGGCACCGGTGTTCTGGGTTCTTACGGGAGAGTATGCTGATGTGTTTGCTGCTATGAGATCGGCTTCTGGGAACTGGATGGATTCCAGTGCACTTTTTGCAGTTTCATTGTCTTGTGTGTTTGGATTGCTTATAAGCTTCTTCGGGTTTGCAGCTAGGAAGGCAATCTCTGCCACAGCATTTACAGTGACTGGTGTGGTTAATAAGTTTCTTACAGTTGCTATCAATGTGTTGATTTGGGATAAGCATGCTAGTCCATTTGGGTTGGTTTGCCTCCTCCTCACAATTGTGGGGGGTGTTCTTTATCAGCAGTCAGTTACTGGAGCTGGCAGTGCTCCTTCACAGCGTGATCCCGCTGTGTCTAAACAAACTGACGGTGAGAATGATggtgattttgatgatgagaatCAAGCAAAAGGAATATCGG TGACACCATAA
- the LOC100252650 gene encoding pentatricopeptide repeat-containing protein At1g31430, which produces MLSQTKFQLFKFTSLHFLSKPLHLSTSSHFTKKSCIFLLKNCKSMQHLKQIQTQILRTGFHQSGDTLNKFMVCCTDPSIGNLHYAERIFNYIDIPGLFIYNLVIKAFTKNGSFRKAVLLFRQLREEGLSPDNFTYPFVFKAIGCLGEVREGEKVYGFVVKSGLEFDTYVCNSLMDMYAEVGRVQNLRQVFEEMPQRDVVSWNVLISGYVKCRRYEDAVDVFRRMQQQSSLRPNEATVVSTLSACIALKMLELGKEIHRYVREQLGFTIKIGNALVDMYCKCGHLSIAREIFNDMPIKTVICWTSMVSGYVNCGQLDEARELFERSPVRDVVLWTAMINGYVQFNRFDDAVALFREMQIKRVSPDRFTLVALLTGCAQLGTLEQGKWIHGYIDENKIMIDAVVGTALIEMYAKCGFIEKSLEIFNGLKEKDTASWTSIICGLAMNGKTSKALELFAEMVQTGVKPDDITFIGVLSACSHGGLVEEGRKHFRSMTAVYQIEPKLEHYGCLIDLLGRAGQLDEAEELIEKSPNVNNEVIVPLYGALLSACRTHGNVEMGERVAKRLVGIESGDSSVHTLLANIYASADRWEDVTKVRRKMKDLGVKKVPGCSSVEVNGIVHEFLVGDASHPEMREIYSMLDSIAKPLLGLDENEMEGEIPVPVLL; this is translated from the coding sequence ATGCTCTCCCAAACTAAATTTCAGTTATTCAAGTTCACTTCCCTCCATTTCCTCTCAAAGCCACTCCACTTATCTACCTCCTCACACTTCACCAAGAAATCATGCATATTCCTTCTCAAGAACTGCAAATCCATGCAACACCTCAAACAAATCCAAACCCAGATCCTCCGAACTGGATTCCACCAAAGCGGCGACACCCTCAACAAGTTCATGGTCTGCTGCACAGACCCATCGATTGGAAATTTGCACTACGCGGAGAGAATCTTCAATTACATTGATATCCCAGGTTTGTTCATATACAATCTCGTGATCAAAGCATTTACGAAGAATGGTAGTTTCAGGAAAGCTGTTTTGCTCTTTAGACAATTGAGAGAGGAGGGGTTGTCTCCTGATAATTTTACGTACCCGTTTGTTTTTAAGGCTATTGGATGTTTAGGGGAGGTTCGGGAGGGTGAAAAGGTTTATGGGTTTGTGGTGAAGAGTGGACTTGAGTTTGATACTTACGTTTGTAACTCACTCATGGACATGTATGCTGAAGTGGGTAGGGTTCAGAATTTGAGGCAGGTGTTTGAGGAAATGCCTCAGAGAGATGTGGTTTCTTGGAATGTTTTGATTTCTGGGTATGTGAAGTGTAGGAGATATGAGGATGCGGTTGATGTTTTTCGGCGTATGCAACAGCAGAGTAGTTTGAGGCCTAATGAAGCTACTGTTGTGAGCACTCTTTCAGCTTGTATAGCGTTGAAAATGTTGGAACTTGGGAAGGAAATTCATCGTTATGTTAGAGAGCAACTTGGATTCACTATTAAAATAGGGAATGCATTGGTAGACATGTACTGTAAGTGTGGGCATTTGAGTATTGCCCGAGAAATTTTCAATGACATGCCAATCAAAACTGTGATTTGTTGGACTAGTATGGTGTCTGGATATGTAAATTGTGGTCAGCTTGATGAAGCCAGAGAACTCTTCGAGAGAAGTCCAGTCAGAGATGTTGTTCTTTGGACGGCTATGATTAATGGGTATGTGCAGTTTAACCGTTTTGATGATGCAGTAGCCCTCTTTCGAGAGATGCAAATCAAAAGGGTCAGTCCTGATCGGTTCACATTGGTTGCTCTTCTCACTGGTTGTGCTCAGTTGGGAACTCTGGAGCAAGGGAAATGGATCCATGGATacatagatgaaaataaaattatgatagatGCAGTTGTTGGTACAGCTCTCATTGAAATGTATGCAAAATGTGGGTTCATAGAGAAATCACTGGAGATTTTCAATGGTTTAAAAGAAAAGGATACAGCTTCATGGACCTCAATCATTTGTGGGCTGGCTATGAATGGCAAGACAAGCAAAGCACTTGAGTTATTCGCAGAAATGGTACAAACTGGTGTTAAACCTGATGATATCACCTTCATTGGTGTTTTAAGTGCTTGTAGTCATGGAGGATTGGTGGAGGAAGGTCGGAAACATTTTAGATCCATGACCGCAGTTTATCAAATTGAGCCTAAGTTAGAACACTATGGGTGTCTGATTGACCTCCTTGGTCGTGCTGGGCAGTTAGATGAAGCAGAGGAGTTGATAGAGAAGAGTCCAAATGTAAACAATGAGGTTATAGTTCCACTTTATGGTGCTTTGCTTAGCGCTTGCAGAACCCACGGCAACGTTGAGATGGGTGAAAGAGTGGCTAAACGGCTTGTGGGTATTGAATCAGGTGATTCCAGTGTTCATACGCTTCTTGCCAATATCTATGCTTCTGCAGACAGGTGGGAAGATGTAACGAAAGTGAGAAGAAAGATGAAAGATTTGGGCGTAAAGAAGGTACCTGGGTGTAGTTCAGTTGAGGTTAATGGCATTGTCCATGAATTTCTGGTTGGAGATGCATCTCACCCAGAAATGAGGGAGATTTATTCTATGCTGGATAGTATAGCTAAGCCGTTGTTGGGTTTAGATGAAAATGAAATGGAGGGAGAAATCCCAGTTCCTGTACTTTTGTGA